AGCTCATTTTGGGCGGGCTGGTGCTTACCTGGGCCGAGGCCACGGATACGACGCTGAGTAGAGCAGCGCACAGAGTCCAGAGTTTTTTCATGAAACAGAACGGTAGGGGAAGTGTGGAGGATAAAAAGTGGGTTTGTGGGCCTATACAGCCTTAAAAGCCACTGTGGAGGCTAAAAACTACCGGACTGATAAATAGTTTGCTGGCATATGCTTCCTCACTACGCTCTGGGCCGGTTACCCCGTCACCCAAGGTAGCGTGTCACCGACTGGCTCAGCGGTAAAGTGATGAGTTGGCAGGGTACGGGGTAAAGAGAGGAACTACGGTTGCTGGGCCGCAACAAATTCGAGCGGGGCACCGATTAACTTTTCCAGGTCAGCCTGACGTACGCGGGCATAAAAGTGCTCCATCGACACAGACTGGTCATAGAAGTAGAGGGTTATGCCGGAAGTGGCGTCATTTCCGAGCACGCCAATGACGTTGCGCGGGGGTAACAGCATTACACCGTCGTCGCGCAATTCTCCGTCTTTCGTTTGCTCCAAAACCAATCCGTGAACCTGCCGGCCCCGGGGTAGGGCGGTGGCTGCAAGGGGCTTGTTGTCGGTGTCGTAGGCTGGAATAGAACCCCGCTCCAGGCGGGCAATCAGTGAGTCGCTCCACGCCGGTTGCCACGCTTTGCTGCCTTTGAAGTCCAGGGTCTTTTCACCCTCTTTTATAGTGTAAGCCACCTGAACTTTCTTTTCGGCAACCTTCGAATCCGGTATGGTGCAGCCGGCCAGCAAAGCAGCTACGCCGAAACAGGCAAAAAAACGTGGGTAAAGCATCTGGTGAGAAATGATGTTGACTTTGAGCAAGATGAGCGTGCATTAGAGAAGGCACCTGGCGGCAGCTTCCTTTCTGAACCGGCCGCTACGTCCCGGCGCATGTACCCCAACCTAATCAGCGCATCAAGTACCAGAGAAATTGCGGGTAGTACTATACCTGCTTCTGGGTATTTTAGGGGTAAGGGGCGGGGCTTCGACTTCCTGGTTATACCTTCATGCCACCGTTCTGACCCACTTTGGGGCAGAGTAGGGGCCGGGTGCTACAGTTCTTGCTACTCCTGGCTTCTGGCCCGCGCTACCTTTGCCAGCTCACCGTTTTGCCTGTGGAATCTTCTCGTCCCGCCCCGGCGTCGCTTCCTTTTCTCACTTTTCTGGGTCGTCCGTTTACCCTCGATTTACGGGCTCTGGCCTTGCTGCGGGCGGCTGTAGCCGGCGTAGTCCTGCTCGACCTGGGTATTCGCAGCACCGACCTGGAAGCGCACTATTCCAACCAGGGAGTGCTGCCCGTGGCGGCGCTCTATGACCACCTCTGGACGCCCTACCAGTTTTCCCTGCACGCTGCCACCGGCCTGTGGCAGCTGCAGGCCCTGCTCTTCGGCTTGGCGGCCGGGTGCGCCGTGGCGCTGTTGCTAGGCTACCACACCCGGCTGGCCACGCTGTTGTCCTGGATTTTGCTGGTGTCGGTGCAGAACCGCAACCCGATGATCGGGCAGGGCGGCGATGATTTGCTGCGTATGCTGCTCTTCTGGGGTCTGTTTCTGCCCTGGGGCCGGGTGTGGTCACGGGATGCCCGGCAGCGGGGCCCGGTCCTATCGTATGCCTACTGCAGCGCGGCCACCGTGGCCTACGTGGTGCAGCTGGCTTTGCTGTACTGGTGTACCGCCCTGCTCAAGTTTGGGCCCGAGTGGACTCAGCAGGGCACCGCGCTGTACTACGCGCTTAGTCTCGACCAGCTGGTGCTGCCCCTGGGCAAGGTGCTGTATCCTTATCCTGCGCTGCTGCGAATTCTCACGCTGGGTACCTGGTATGGCGAGTTGCTAGTACCGTTTCTGCTGTTTCTGCCGTTTGGGGTACGCAGAGCCCGTCTGGCTTTTCTGTTCCTGACGCTGAGCTTCCACCTAGGCGTGAGCCTGACGCTATTTGTTGGGCTTTTCTTCATTATCTGCTCCGTAGCTGGTCTGGGACTGTTGCCCGCCTCCACTCTGAGCTGGCTGCAAACTCAGGCCTTGCGGCTCTGGGCATACTGGCAGCAGCACGCGGCAAAGACCAGGCAGTTCGCTTTGCACTGGCCCCGGCTTCCCTGGCGGCTTGAGCAGCAGCCCACCGGGCTTGGGCCGGCTACCCGGGTATTGCTGCGGGGTGCGCGCGAGGCTGTGGTGGGCGTGCTGCTGCTCTACGTATGCTGGTGGAACCTCGACGGTATTGCTACCACCCCCAGCCTGCTGATGAGCGAGCCGCTACGCTGGCTGGGCTATGCCTTTCGGGTTGACCAGCACTGGGGCATGTTTGCCCCCACGGTATTTAAAGACGACGGCTGGTATATTCTGGAAGGTAGCACCCCGGATGGCCGCCTGCTGGACCTGAACCGGGGCGGGCAGCCGGCTTCGTACGGCAAGCCCGCGGCCGTGGTCAGTCTGTTTTCGAATGACCGGTGGCGCAAGTATTCGGAGAATTATCTGTTTGTCTCCAACGAATGGATGCGGCCTTATTACTGCAACTACCTGCTGCGGAAGTGGCGGGAAAATCCGGCCAACCCGCCTTTAAGTCATCTGGTGGTCGTGTATATGAAGGAAGTGTCCTTGCCCGATTATCAGGTAGCCGAACCCACGCGCGAGGTGCTCTGTGAGTGCCAGTGAGCCTTGGCCGCAATGAAACAGCCCGGTAGCAAAGAGCTGCCGGGCTGTGGGGTGGTGAAAGCCGGGGATGATTCGTGCGCCGCTCAGGTGGTAGCGCCGCTTAGGGGCAAGATAGTTTGCAGCCGTTCTTCTGCCGGTCGGCGTAAGCCACTGAGCGAATAACAATTTTACCGGTTGAGGTGCAGCTGCTATTAGTCAGCTTCTCTCCTGGGGCCAGACTTAGCGCACCGGCGCACTTGTAGCTGCCGTCGGTGCGCTCAATGCCGAGCTGAATGCTGACGGCCTGACTGCTGTTGTTGCGCACGGTTACCGTCCGGCCCCCAGGTGTGCCGCAGACCGAATTGCTCTCGTTGCTAACGATTTCAATAAAGTCGTTCATCGATACGCACTTGTCGCCGCTGCTGCCGCCGGTGGTGCCGGGCTTACCCGTGGTGCTGCCGTTGCCGGAGGTGCTAGTGGTGTTGCCCGGGGTGCTGGTACTGCTGCCGCTGGTGGTGCCGGAGGTCGTGCCAGTGCCCGAGGTGGTGCCGGGCGTGCCACCGCCGGAAGTCGTGCTGCCCGTGGAGGTGCTGCCCCGGGTTGTGCCGCTCGTGCTGCCTGACGTTGTTGGCAGTATACCGGTGGTTCCGCCAGACCCCGACGTGGTACCGGAACTGGTGGTGCCGAGGGTCAGCCGCTGAGTGACGCAGGTAGCCGGAATAATGTTGATAGTTCCACTGGATGGAGTGGTGCCGGAGGAGGTGTAGCGGTACGCGCCCGGCTCTAGTTCCATGAAGGTTGCCGTCCCGACCGTATTGCACAAGGGCTGAGCGGTGAAGGAAATGCTCAGGTGGCGGGTTGCCGGCGTTGCTCCGGTCAGCGTTACGGGTGGGGAAGGCGCCAGTAAGGCCGATTTGCTGGCTCCGACCCAGAACATGACGCTGCCCTTAGCGTTGGTGCTGCCATTCACGGTGACCTGCTGGCTGGTGCGCTTACCCGCTACCACCGTCAGGGTGCCTTGTATAGGGGGCGTCTGGCCCGTGGTAGCAACCCATTCGTAGCGGCCGGGGCGCAGACCAGTAAACGTGTTTTCCGGTGTGGAGGCGCAGGAAGCAGCATTGGGGCAAGACTTGGTAAGAGTACGCTGCTGGGCATGGTCAGCGTCGAACAAATCCACGGAAATCGGCAGCTTCAGCGTAGTGCCCGGCCCGTACACCCACACCATCACGCTACCCGTTGCTTGGATGGGGCCCTGCTTTGCAGCAACCACTGTTGCCGAGGGAAGAGCAAGCAGTATAAAAACAAGCAGAGAAAGTACGCGGAGCCTAAAACAGAATCTCATAGTACAAAATGATTAAAGGCTACAAAGGCGAGGAAGAGGTTTGTCATACCACATACCAAAACGACCCAGCAGCAAGTACGCTGCCGGGTCGGAGAGTGGAATATTAGACAACTGGAATCTCCAGCCGAATTAAGGACACGCCGAGAAATTACATTTGCTTGCTGCCCAGTCTGAACTCAGCAGGGATTGTACCTGATATACACGTGAGGCATCAGGGGAGCAGATATCAGCAGAGAAACTCTGACCTGGTGCTATACCCCCTGAGGTATAACCGGCCCACTTTCCATTAGCTTGTTTCAAGCAAATTCGAATAGCCAGTGTTTGGTTACTATTGTTTTTAGCTGTCACCTTTAAGGCTCCAGCACCACACAGGGGAGAGGTATTAGCGGTGGTAATAAGTAGGGACCCATTGTACGATGCACACGCTCCCCCACCCGTAGTGGTGCCACTAGTCGTGCTCGTTGTGGTACCACTAGTCGTGCTGCTGGTTGTTGAGCCGCCCGTAGTGGTGCCACCCGACAAGGGGACGCGAGTACAGTTACCACTTGATACGACCAGATTTCCACTACCGGCGCTAGGTGAAGTTGAATAGGTGTAAGAGCCGGCAGGTAGGGTAATTGTGGCTGCTCCAGCATCGCCACAATTACCAGCACTGGTACGAGAGACGGTACCCGTCTGGCCGTAGATGCTAACTGTGATAGGCGTGCTTAAGGTTGCCCCGCCCCCTGGTACGTAGAAGACTACCTGCCCAGTAGTAGGCGCGGTTGAGTATGTTATCTGAGTGGCAACACAGCCACCAGCTGGTACGGTTATGCTGCCCGAGTTCCAGGTTTGCCCACTGCCACTAATAGTATATCTGTAGGTACCGGGGGCTAAGTTGTTTATAGCAGCCGTTCCTGTGCAATTTGGTGGTGATGGGAGGGTACTACTTACAGAAGCCGTCCGACCATTATCGAGCGTAACGGTAGCACTACCACTCAGTGGTTGGCTGGTCCAGAACACGGCATTCCCCTGGGGCACGAGTTCCTGCACAATACAGCTGTTCGGGGTAACAGTTAAAGTGCCAGACGATGGTGAAACCCCGGAAGCAGAAGTAGCAGAGAATTGATATGTGCCCGGAGCGAGTCCACGAAAATTGGCTCCGCCAGTGGTGGTTGACGAACAGTCTATTGCCGCTGGCGTCGCAGTAGTTATGGTGGACCTCGCATACGTCTGCCCAACCGGTGAAACTATCAGCGTTATAGGGTTTTGTAAGAGTCCATTCCCACGCACCCAAAAAGCAAGACCACCAGAGGTAGAGTTAGCTGTTGACAGTTGATAAGCAGAGCAGGAATTCGCAGTCACCTGAACTGTACCCGACCAATGGAGGGTGTTCGCATCATTCCGTGCCGTGAAACTGTAAGTGCCAGGAGGAAGGGCAGTGAATGTGGCAGTATTGTAGGCTCCACAGCTAGGCATGCTCAAACTTGGAGATGTTATAGTCTTTACTTCCTGTGATAGACCTTGACCTGTAAGCGTCACAAATACAGTATTATTAATCACGCTGCCTAACCAGAACATTACGTTGCCCGGCGCACCGCTGGTTGCATTAGCAAGAGTAAGTTCAATAGGCCTGCAACCTCCTGTTCCAACACTCACTGACGGAATAGACCATGTGATAGTACGGGGAGGGGCCGAGTAGCTTGTGCCCGGATAGTAAGTCGTGCTGGCCGTCAGATTGTATGAGCCTCCAGCTGTTGGCCAAGTAAACGTGGCAGCTCCTACGTCACCGCATTCCGGTGTTGTATACAGTTTAGAGGTTATAGTTTTAG
Above is a genomic segment from Hymenobacter cellulosivorans containing:
- a CDS encoding HTTM domain-containing protein produces the protein MESSRPAPASLPFLTFLGRPFTLDLRALALLRAAVAGVVLLDLGIRSTDLEAHYSNQGVLPVAALYDHLWTPYQFSLHAATGLWQLQALLFGLAAGCAVALLLGYHTRLATLLSWILLVSVQNRNPMIGQGGDDLLRMLLFWGLFLPWGRVWSRDARQRGPVLSYAYCSAATVAYVVQLALLYWCTALLKFGPEWTQQGTALYYALSLDQLVLPLGKVLYPYPALLRILTLGTWYGELLVPFLLFLPFGVRRARLAFLFLTLSFHLGVSLTLFVGLFFIICSVAGLGLLPASTLSWLQTQALRLWAYWQQHAAKTRQFALHWPRLPWRLEQQPTGLGPATRVLLRGAREAVVGVLLLYVCWWNLDGIATTPSLLMSEPLRWLGYAFRVDQHWGMFAPTVFKDDGWYILEGSTPDGRLLDLNRGGQPASYGKPAAVVSLFSNDRWRKYSENYLFVSNEWMRPYYCNYLLRKWRENPANPPLSHLVVVYMKEVSLPDYQVAEPTREVLCECQ